From Lytechinus variegatus isolate NC3 chromosome 16, Lvar_3.0, whole genome shotgun sequence, the proteins below share one genomic window:
- the LOC121429996 gene encoding conserved oligomeric Golgi complex subunit 3-like, giving the protein MADQQRIKVLRDKISTWDQRTSPMAPLTERQKDSYMDLTTHASNKPLPIELPLEEAGSFSQQLSLVSTPNLSHSGDSLAEGFASLGMKDEKIENAQQFFDWFNKVESQMEQEEELCYRSYCDQLSQYKEQCDLVMEEVSTALDQLRDLKQQYVLVATKTNALHEACEQSMADQTMLVNKAEAISCKLAYFNELERINQKLSSPTFAVTNESFVPLLSKLDECIAYIIGNPQYKESELFQARFKQCLSKALTLIKAAVFTILNGATQQVVPKDVTSTSENAFTLFYGKFRSNAPKIKALMEQVEQRLDKTPEYTTLLDDCLQCYFSKRQQLLMPSIQMAVSELATKHARDHCSLVRSGCAFMVHVCEDEYQLFFHFFSKSTEKLDAMLEQLCISLYDVLRPLIIHINHLETLAELCSILKTEMLLDHVQANPSELGAFAVVANQMLEDVQERLVYRSSVYIKSDILNYNPASGDLAYPEKLEMMESIAESLREQRLNHSRRNSGDSIGSATSNEVATLNQSGSAFMSGQTTPPEGMGPAVMAPIGSGAGTATIHVNASLSPADLHGMWYPTVRRSLVCLSKLYRCIDKSIFQGLSQEILQSCIHSLNVACQGITKRKTQLDGQLFLIKHLLILREQIAPFQVEFSIKETGLDFSTMKVAAFGLFKKPRGLFVLSSNNSFLEFLFEGAPQVTEHYVDSKKDVDNQLKCTCEVYIKHVVDLLASELVAFKKKAQVIIDLNEEESGTKVSLRTQPFASPERVHEVVGASYKQIKTQLPKVFHSMSLYLANKDTEYILFRPIKAGVQLAYQQVEELVQSNYSEEDQQIIACPSKEQVNLLLAASP; this is encoded by the exons ATGGCTGACCAGCAAAGAATTAAAGTTTTGCGTGATAAAATAAGCACTTGGGACCAAAGGACATCTCCAATGGCACCACTGACGGAAAGACAAAAAGACAGTTATATGGATTTGACGACACATGCATCAAATAAACCATTGCCTATTGAG CTACCTTTGGAGGAAGCAGGCAGTTTTTCTCAGCAGCTGTCGCTAGTCTCTACTCCAAACCTCTCCCACAGTGGAGACTCTTTAGCTGAGGGCTTCGCTTCACTCGGGATGAaggatgaaaaaattgaaaatgcccAACAG tTCTTTGATTGGTTCAATAAAGTTGAGAGTCAGATGGAGCAGGAGGAAGAACTGTGTTACag GTCGTACTGTGATCAGCTGAGTCAGTACAAAGAACAGTGTGATCTTGTGATGGAAGAGGTTTCTACGGCCTTAGACCAGCTCAGAGATCTCAAGCAGCAATACGTTCTGGTCGCTACGAAAACCAACGCTCTTCATGAAGCGTGTGAACAATCAATGGCAGACCAG ACAATGTTAGTGAATAAGGCTGAAGCCATCAGCTGTAAGCTTGCGTACTTCAATGAACTGGAAAGGATCAATCAG AAACTGAGCTCGCCAACGTTTGCTGTCACCAACGAATCATTTGTGCCACTCCTATCCAAGTTGGATGAATGTATTGCTTACATCATTGGAAAT CCCCAGTACAAAGAGTCCGAGCTGTTCCAGGCCAGGTTTAAGCAGTGTTTGAGTAAAGCATTGACACTCATTAAAGCTGCAGTCTTCACCATTCTCAATGGAGCTACACAACAAGTTGTTCCCAAG GATGTGACAAGTACATCTGAGAATGCGTTCACACTTTTCTATGGAAAGTTCAGAAGTAATGCTCCAAAGATCAAAGCGTTGATGGAGCAGGTTGAACAGAGACTAGACAAGACGCCAGA GTACACGACCCTTCTTGATGACTGCTTACAGTGTTACTTCAGTAAGAGACAGCAGCTTCTCATGCCCAGCATACAGATGGCTGTGTCGGAGCTTGCTACCAAACATGCAAGGGACCACTGCTCTCTG GTGCGGAGTGGATGTGCCTTCATGGTACATGTCTGCGAGGATGAGTATCAACTATTCTTCCATTTCTTCTCAAAGTCAACAGAAAAACTGGA TGCAATGTTGGAACAGCTCTGTATCAGTCTGTATGACGTTCTTCGTCCTCTGATCATCCACATCAATCACCTTGAAACCCTGGCTGAGCTCTGCAGTATCCTCAAAACAGAAATGCTACTGGATCATGTCCAAGCCAATC CGAGTGAGCTCGGTGCCTTTGCAGTGGTTGCCAACCAGATGCTGGAGGACGTCCAGGAACGGTTGGTCTACAGATCAAGCGTCTACATCAAGTCGGATATACTCAACTACAACCCGGCTTCCGGAGACTTGGCCTACCCTGAGAAACTGGAAATGATGGAG AGCATTGCAGAGAGTCTGCGAGAGCAAAGGCTCAACCATTCACGGCGGAACTCTGGGGATTCGATCGGATCGGCGACAAGTAATGAGGTCGCGACACTCAACCAATCAGGATCGGCCTTTATGAGCGGTCAGACCACACCCCCTGAGGGTATGGGACCTGCCGTCATGGCACCCATTG GTTCAGGTGCCGGTACAGCTACCATCCACGTCAATGCTTCCCTGTCTCCCGCTGATCTACATGGGATGTGGTATCCTACGGTCAGACGTTCGTTAGTCTGTCTCTCCAAACTCTACAGGTGTATAGAT AAATCCATCTTCCAAGGTTTATCACAAGAGATTCTCCAGTCCTGTATTCATTCCCTTAACGTGGCATGTCAAGGCATCACCAAGAGAAAG ACCCAGCTAGATGGGCAGCTCTTCCTAATCAAGCATCTCCTGATTCTCAGAGAACAGATCGCACCATTCCAGGTGGAATTCTCCATCAAAGAGACCGGTCTGGATTTCAGTACAATGAAAG TTGCTGCGTTCGGCCTGTTTAAGAAGCCAAGAGGTCTGTTTGTACTTAGTAGCAACAATTCATTCCTGGAATTCCTTTTTGAG GGTGCGCCTCAAGTTACGGAACACTATGTAGATTCCAAGAAAGACGTAGACAACCAACTGAAATGTACGTGCGAGGTTTACATCAAACATGTAGTAGACCTTCTAGCCTCTGAGCTTGTGGCGTTCAAGAAAAAG GCTCAAGTAATCATTGATCTGAATGAAGAGGAGAGTGGGACTAAGGTGTCATTACGTACTCAACCATTTGCTAGTCCAG AACGTGTACATGAGGTTGTAGGGGCGTCATACAAGCAGATTAAAACACAGCTACCAAAGGTCTTTCATAGTATGTCTCTGTATTTAGCTAATAAAGATACAGAGTATATTCTATTCAGACCTATCAAA GCTGGTGTCCAGCTTGCCTACCAACAGGTTGAGGAGCTGGTGCAAAGTAACTACTCAGAAGAAGACCAACAGATCATAGCATGCCCATCTAAAGAACAG